One window of the Microcoleus sp. AS-A8 genome contains the following:
- a CDS encoding GNAT family N-acetyltransferase, with protein MTEQPFILPIGCILRRACAQDIWAIRKLVLSAKLDPTQVRWSKFWVIECEGSVVACGQLRSFAQAQELGSLVVASAWRNRGLGNFLVKHLIQEATEPLYLECLGSRLATFYTHFGFVPIAWQELPQSLKWKFGLSQLVSKLLPMISVTLMQYQGFGE; from the coding sequence ATGACTGAGCAGCCTTTTATTTTACCAATTGGGTGTATTCTGCGTCGAGCTTGTGCCCAGGATATCTGGGCGATTCGCAAATTAGTGCTGAGTGCCAAACTCGATCCGACTCAGGTGCGCTGGTCAAAGTTTTGGGTGATTGAATGTGAGGGGAGTGTTGTTGCTTGTGGACAGTTGCGTAGCTTTGCTCAGGCACAAGAATTGGGGAGTTTAGTGGTTGCATCGGCTTGGCGAAATCGAGGTTTGGGGAACTTTTTAGTTAAGCATTTGATTCAGGAGGCAACCGAACCACTGTATCTGGAATGTTTGGGCAGTCGGTTGGCAACGTTTTATACTCACTTTGGTTTTGTGCCCATTGCTTGGCAAGAGTTACCCCAATCCCTAAAGTGGAAGTTTGGCCTATCTCAATTGGTGTCTAAATTATTGCCGATGATTTCTGTGACCCTCATGCAGTATCAAGGGTTTGGTGAGTGA
- the fabI gene encoding enoyl-ACP reductase FabI, giving the protein MLNLAGKNALVTGIANNRSIAWGIAQQLHKAGANLGVTYLPDEKGRFEKKVKELVEPLAPSIFLPCNVQDDAQIAATFEAIGQQWGKLDILIHCLAFAGKDALSGDFSNVSRADFTQALEISTYSLTQLAGAAKPLMTEGGSIVTLTYLGGVKVIPNYNVMGIAKAGLEMSVRYLAAELGPNNIRVNAISAGPIRTLASSAVGGILDMIHHVEEVAPLRRTVTQLEVGNAAAFLCSDLSSGVTGQVLYVDAGYEIMGM; this is encoded by the coding sequence ATGCTTAATTTGGCTGGAAAAAACGCTCTTGTCACTGGTATTGCCAACAATCGCTCCATCGCTTGGGGCATTGCCCAGCAACTACACAAAGCAGGTGCAAATTTGGGTGTCACATATCTACCCGATGAAAAAGGACGCTTTGAGAAAAAGGTCAAAGAGTTAGTAGAACCCCTCGCCCCTAGTATTTTTTTGCCCTGTAACGTTCAGGACGATGCCCAAATCGCCGCAACCTTCGAGGCGATCGGTCAGCAATGGGGTAAATTGGACATTCTGATTCATTGCCTTGCTTTTGCCGGTAAGGATGCGTTATCGGGAGACTTTAGTAATGTTTCCAGGGCTGATTTTACCCAAGCTTTGGAAATTAGCACGTACTCGCTGACTCAATTGGCAGGGGCGGCTAAACCCTTAATGACAGAAGGCGGTAGTATTGTCACCCTCACCTACTTGGGGGGTGTTAAGGTGATTCCCAATTACAACGTGATGGGAATTGCCAAGGCGGGACTGGAAATGAGTGTGCGTTATCTAGCGGCTGAACTGGGGCCGAACAATATTCGGGTGAATGCGATTTCAGCAGGCCCGATCCGCACCTTAGCCTCGTCAGCCGTTGGAGGTATCCTCGATATGATTCATCATGTGGAGGAAGTGGCACCCCTGCGGCGGACGGTGACTCAACTGGAAGTGGGCAATGCGGCGGCTTTCTTGTGCAGTGATTTATCCAGTGGCGTGACGGGTCAAGTTTTATATGTAGACGCCGGTTACGAAATAATGGGGATGTAG
- a CDS encoding damage-control phosphatase ARMT1 family protein: MSKSDFDTPVKSFSSVKTGKPVTEQENLLGSPFRQPRLPLPPPMMMSEEGSFAYFTLTQRMPAIVQRVIDENDFPTSIVNNLASLIQSLPNGIVRSLDDEAPDLSEWNQYLQPYIGQRWLDIPWFFAEAYFFRRILEATHYFQAGSTQDVDPFALQKRRGLETTLVSIRELSTRVNHWIEQAKHDQGNLEPKSLIALLYSVLWGNRADMSLWPIDAGELDSSQEIHLEQNHILVDDTALIAERVARFEGVRMDVIVDNAGLELVCDLCVVDFLLTSHAAEVIYLHLKSHPMFVSDAMIQDVQDTIEFLATTRDPDVQSLAQRLQDYLDQGRLLCREDTFWTSPLVFWEMPEPLRQELAQSTLILIKGDANYRRCLGNRTWPFTTAFADIVCYFPAPLVALRTLKSELVVGLGLEQIAALNQEDSEWLTNGQWGVIQFVDPTAITAAP; encoded by the coding sequence GTGAGTAAATCGGATTTCGATACACCTGTAAAATCATTCTCATCTGTCAAAACTGGTAAACCCGTGACTGAACAGGAAAATTTGCTTGGCTCACCATTTCGGCAGCCCCGATTACCCCTTCCCCCACCGATGATGATGTCTGAGGAAGGCTCTTTCGCCTACTTCACATTAACTCAGCGAATGCCAGCGATTGTCCAACGGGTGATCGATGAAAACGATTTTCCCACATCCATTGTGAACAACTTGGCAAGCCTGATTCAATCTTTGCCCAATGGAATTGTGCGTTCCCTCGACGACGAAGCGCCAGATTTGAGCGAGTGGAATCAATATCTTCAACCCTATATCGGACAGCGCTGGTTAGACATTCCCTGGTTTTTTGCAGAGGCATACTTCTTCCGTCGTATCCTTGAGGCAACCCATTACTTCCAAGCTGGAAGCACTCAAGACGTCGATCCATTTGCTCTACAAAAACGCAGGGGTTTGGAGACAACCCTGGTTTCCATTCGGGAACTGAGTACACGAGTCAATCACTGGATAGAGCAAGCAAAACATGATCAGGGCAACCTAGAGCCAAAAAGTTTGATTGCTCTACTCTATTCGGTTTTGTGGGGTAATCGGGCTGATATGAGTCTGTGGCCGATTGATGCCGGAGAATTGGATAGCAGCCAAGAAATTCACTTGGAACAAAATCACATCTTGGTCGATGATACGGCACTGATTGCTGAGCGAGTGGCTCGCTTTGAGGGGGTACGGATGGATGTGATCGTGGATAATGCAGGGTTGGAACTCGTCTGTGATTTATGCGTGGTGGACTTTCTGCTCACAAGTCACGCGGCTGAAGTGATTTACTTGCACCTGAAATCCCATCCCATGTTCGTATCGGATGCGATGATTCAAGATGTGCAAGACACGATCGAGTTTCTCGCCACTACCCGTGATCCGGATGTCCAATCCCTGGCGCAACGATTGCAAGATTATCTGGATCAAGGTCGTTTGCTCTGCCGTGAGGATACTTTTTGGACATCTCCCTTAGTATTCTGGGAAATGCCCGAACCCCTAAGGCAAGAGTTAGCTCAATCGACGCTAATTTTAATCAAGGGAGATGCGAATTATCGCCGATGCTTAGGCAATCGCACCTGGCCTTTTACAACGGCTTTTGCAGATATCGTCTGCTACTTTCCAGCACCCTTGGTAGCTCTACGCACTCTCAAGTCAGAACTGGTAGTGGGTTTAGGAT
- the hisB gene encoding imidazoleglycerol-phosphate dehydratase HisB: protein MATVSRTTGETDVQVSLNLDGTGACTAATGIPFLDHMLHQISSHGLIDLDVQAKGDIEIDDHHTNEDVGITLGMALGKALGDRKGIVRFGHFLAPLDEALVQVTLDFSGRPHLSYGLEIPTQRVGTYDTQLVREFFVAVVNHSQMTLHIRQLDGINSHHIIEATFKAFARAVRMAVEIDPRRAGMIPSSKGVL from the coding sequence ATGGCAACCGTTAGCCGTACCACGGGTGAAACGGATGTGCAGGTTAGTTTGAATTTGGATGGTACAGGCGCTTGCACTGCCGCTACAGGCATCCCATTTTTAGACCACATGTTGCATCAGATTTCTTCGCATGGGCTGATCGATCTGGACGTGCAGGCCAAGGGGGACATTGAAATTGATGACCACCACACCAATGAAGATGTGGGGATTACACTGGGGATGGCGTTAGGGAAGGCACTCGGCGATCGCAAAGGGATTGTTCGCTTTGGTCATTTCCTTGCCCCCCTCGATGAGGCGTTGGTTCAGGTTACCCTCGACTTTTCCGGGCGTCCTCACTTAAGCTACGGCTTGGAGATTCCGACGCAGCGTGTGGGAACCTACGACACTCAGTTGGTGCGAGAGTTCTTTGTGGCAGTGGTAAATCACTCTCAGATGACGCTGCACATCCGCCAACTCGATGGGATTAATTCGCACCACATCATTGAGGCAACATTTAAGGCATTTGCACGGGCAGTCCGGATGGCAGTGGAAATCGATCCGCGTCGCGCTGGGATGATTCCCAGTTCTAAGGGCGTTTTGTAA
- a CDS encoding DUF3146 family protein, whose product MSSMNLPETTAYVRITQHSWQQGKMEGEVQAAEYKWQFQWCFRKGQLSVKPSLGRALIQEPLGRFLERCDYQLEPGGDYAFTIRAEL is encoded by the coding sequence GTGAGTTCCATGAATCTGCCGGAAACGACTGCCTATGTCAGGATTACGCAGCACTCCTGGCAACAGGGCAAGATGGAAGGAGAAGTTCAAGCGGCAGAATATAAGTGGCAGTTTCAGTGGTGTTTCCGGAAGGGACAGTTATCTGTCAAACCCTCTCTAGGACGTGCTCTGATTCAAGAGCCACTTGGTCGTTTTTTGGAGCGCTGCGATTACCAATTGGAGCCAGGAGGAGATTATGCCTTTACGATTCGAGCCGAACTGTGA
- a CDS encoding NB-ARC domain-containing protein → MDPLTIAAGIVGIIAGLVGIPAAVVQMLDYIQKQREKKSVTQQAAELPQAQNPSSSIPVVATPEGGTAKLRQDWGEAVDISVFYGRTEELAKLEQWIVQERCRLVALLGMGGIGKTTLSIKVAQQIQDEFEYVIWRSLRNAPPIQEILADIIKFLSNQQDTDLPETVGGRISRSLDYLRSKRCLIVLDNAESILQGSDHAGEYREGYEDYGELIRRVGGTSHQSCLVLTSREKPKEVASSEGETPSVRSLQLKGLKAVEGEEIFKVKGLSGSEEEQIKLIEFYKGSPLALKIISTTIKELFDGNIAEFLAQGSVVFGQVRDLLEQQFNRLSDLEREVMYWLAINREPVSLSELREDIVSLASPPKLIEAVQSLVRRSLIEKSSALFTLQPVVMEYLSDRLIEQVCAEIQTGKIDLFNSQALIKATAKDYVRETQVRLILKPIAERLLTTLGAKASVPLREIITTLREQSPHQPGYTGGNILNLLSQLQTDLSGLDFSNLRIWQAYLQGMTLQHVNFAHSDLSKSVFTQAFDKITAVEFSPDGKLLATSDVVGQVRIWHVGDGQQILTFQGHTNWISSIAFSPNGQLLAVSGSSDPTVKLWEINTGQCLQTLQGHSNWVTWVAFSPGGQILASGSDDQTVRLWEVNTGNCLQILQGHRDKVRSLAFSPNGQILASGSDDSIVRLWEVSTGNCLQILQAHTQKVRSLAFSPDGQTLASSSNDSTVKLWEVSTGNCLKSLQENNDISRIAFSPNGQILASGSDDSTVRFWEVSTGQCLRILQGHTNKVRSIAFSPDGQTLASSSDDSSVRLWEVSTGQCLRILQGYTNRVRSVALSADDRLIASGSGDQQVRLWEVSTGQCLKTLQGHSGGVQSVAFSPNGQTLASSGDQTVRLWDVTTGHSLHVLPGHHSWVQCVAFSPDGQLLASGSGDQTVRLWEVTTGHCLHVWQDHSSEVRCVAFSPDGQLLASGSRDGTVRLWEVSTGQCLQTLQGHSGWVESITFSLDGQLLASSSLDQTVRLWTVGTGQCLQTLQGQSSWGESATFNPDGQILVGSGDDQTVKLWEVRTGQCLQTLRGHTDKVWSVAFSSDGQTLVSGSQDETVKIWNVKTGECLKTLIAARPYEGMNITGVTGLAEAQKAMLKTLGAVEI, encoded by the coding sequence ATGGATCCCCTAACAATTGCCGCAGGTATAGTGGGCATCATTGCTGGTCTTGTAGGCATTCCTGCTGCCGTAGTGCAAATGCTCGACTATATCCAAAAGCAACGTGAGAAAAAGAGTGTAACCCAACAGGCAGCTGAATTACCGCAGGCTCAGAATCCTTCAAGTTCGATTCCTGTTGTTGCTACGCCTGAGGGGGGAACTGCAAAACTGCGTCAAGATTGGGGAGAGGCGGTTGATATCTCGGTTTTCTATGGACGCACCGAAGAACTTGCCAAGTTAGAACAGTGGATTGTGCAGGAACGCTGCCGATTGGTGGCACTGTTAGGCATGGGAGGAATCGGTAAGACAACTCTATCGATCAAGGTGGCACAACAGATTCAGGATGAGTTTGAGTATGTCATTTGGCGCAGTCTCCGCAATGCTCCACCCATACAAGAAATCCTGGCAGACATTATCAAGTTTCTGTCCAACCAGCAAGACACTGATTTACCCGAAACCGTAGGCGGTAGGATATCGCGATCGCTTGATTATTTACGCTCGAAACGTTGTCTCATCGTACTGGATAATGCCGAATCGATTTTACAAGGAAGCGACCATGCAGGAGAGTATCGAGAAGGCTATGAGGATTATGGTGAGCTAATCAGGCGAGTCGGAGGAACATCCCATCAAAGCTGCTTAGTCCTGACGAGCCGAGAAAAACCGAAAGAAGTTGCTTCCTCTGAAGGCGAAACACCCTCAGTTCGTTCCTTGCAGCTAAAAGGTTTGAAAGCGGTAGAGGGAGAAGAAATCTTTAAAGTCAAAGGTCTTTCTGGCTCAGAAGAGGAACAGATAAAACTGATTGAATTCTATAAAGGTAGCCCTCTTGCCTTAAAGATTATTTCAACAACGATTAAAGAATTATTTGATGGCAATATTGCTGAATTTTTAGCGCAAGGTTCTGTAGTTTTTGGGCAAGTGCGTGACCTTCTAGAGCAGCAGTTTAATCGGCTGTCAGATTTGGAGCGGGAGGTGATGTACTGGCTGGCAATTAATCGGGAGCCAGTTTCACTATCAGAATTGCGAGAAGATATTGTCTCGCTGGCATCGCCGCCAAAGTTGATTGAAGCGGTGCAGTCTTTGGTTAGGCGATCGCTCATCGAAAAAAGCAGTGCCCTCTTCACGCTGCAACCTGTTGTCATGGAGTATCTGAGTGACCGCTTGATTGAGCAAGTCTGTGCAGAGATTCAAACAGGGAAAATAGACCTTTTTAATAGTCAGGCTCTGATTAAGGCAACGGCGAAAGATTACGTAAGGGAAACTCAAGTTCGCCTCATTCTTAAACCCATTGCAGAAAGGTTGCTCACTACCTTAGGGGCTAAGGCTTCTGTGCCTCTACGAGAAATTATCACAACCCTACGGGAGCAATCTCCACATCAACCTGGGTATACGGGTGGAAATATTCTCAATCTACTTTCCCAACTCCAAACAGATTTGAGCGGCTTAGATTTTTCTAATTTGAGAATTTGGCAAGCCTACCTACAGGGCATGACTTTACAACATGTTAATTTCGCTCACTCTGACTTATCCAAATCTGTTTTTACTCAAGCCTTCGACAAAATTACAGCAGTGGAATTTAGCCCCGATGGAAAACTTTTAGCCACAAGTGATGTCGTTGGTCAGGTTCGGATTTGGCACGTTGGGGATGGTCAGCAAATTCTGACCTTTCAGGGACATACCAATTGGATATCATCGATCGCTTTCAGTCCCAATGGTCAACTGCTTGCCGTTAGTGGCAGTAGCGACCCAACCGTGAAGCTGTGGGAGATTAACACTGGGCAGTGTCTCCAAACTTTGCAGGGGCATAGCAATTGGGTAACGTGGGTTGCGTTCAGTCCCGGTGGTCAAATTCTAGCTAGTGGCAGTGATGACCAAACAGTGAGGCTGTGGGAGGTGAACACTGGGAATTGTCTACAAATTTTGCAGGGTCATAGGGATAAAGTGCGATCGCTTGCCTTCAGTCCCAATGGTCAAATTCTAGCTAGTGGCAGTGATGATTCAATAGTCAGGCTGTGGGAGGTGAGTACTGGAAATTGTCTACAAATTTTGCAGGCTCATACTCAAAAGGTACGATCGCTTGCCTTCAGTCCCGACGGTCAAACCTTGGCTAGTAGCAGTAATGACTCAACCGTGAAGCTGTGGGAGGTGAGTACTGGAAATTGTCTGAAATCTCTACAGGAAAATAATGACATCAGTAGAATTGCTTTCAGTCCCAATGGTCAAATTCTAGCTAGTGGCAGTGATGACTCAACAGTGAGGTTCTGGGAGGTCAGCACTGGGCAATGTCTCCGAATTTTACAGGGTCATACTAATAAGGTGCGATCGATTGCTTTCAGTCCCGATGGTCAAACGTTAGCGAGTAGCAGTGATGACTCAAGCGTGAGGCTATGGGAGGTCAGCACTGGGCAATGTCTCCGAATTTTGCAGGGTTATACCAATAGGGTACGGTCGGTTGCCTTAAGCGCGGATGACCGACTGATCGCTAGTGGCAGTGGTGACCAACAGGTGCGGTTGTGGGAGGTTAGTACTGGGCAATGCTTGAAAACTTTACAGGGTCATAGCGGCGGGGTACAGTCCGTTGCCTTCAGCCCCAATGGTCAAACTCTAGCTAGCAGTGGTGACCAAACAGTGCGGTTGTGGGACGTTACTACGGGTCATAGCCTCCATGTTTTGCCCGGTCATCACAGTTGGGTACAGTGCGTTGCCTTCAGTCCCGATGGTCAACTGCTTGCTAGTGGCAGTGGCGATCAAACAGTGCGGCTGTGGGAAGTCACTACAGGTCATTGCCTCCATGTTTGGCAAGATCATAGCAGTGAGGTGCGGTGCGTTGCCTTCAGTCCTGATGGTCAATTGCTGGCTAGTGGCAGTCGTGACGGAACGGTACGGCTGTGGGAGGTTAGTACTGGGCAATGCCTGCAAACTCTACAGGGTCATAGCGGTTGGGTAGAGTCCATCACCTTCAGCCTCGATGGTCAACTGCTTGCTAGTAGCAGTCTCGACCAAACGGTAAGGTTGTGGACAGTTGGCACTGGGCAATGCCTGCAAACTCTGCAAGGACAAAGCAGTTGGGGAGAGTCCGCCACCTTTAATCCTGACGGTCAAATCTTAGTTGGTAGCGGTGATGACCAAACAGTGAAATTGTGGGAGGTTCGCACTGGGCAATGCCTGCAAACTCTACGAGGGCACACTGATAAGGTTTGGTCTGTTGCTTTCAGCTCCGATGGTCAAACCCTGGTTAGTGGAAGCCAAGATGAGACCGTTAAGATTTGGAATGTCAAGACGGGTGAGTGCCTGAAGACGCTGATAGCTGCTAGACCCTATGAAGGTATGAATATCACGGGAGTTACAGGCTTGGCGGAAGCACAGAAAGCGATGTTGAAAACTCTGGGGGCGGTTGAGATTTGA
- a CDS encoding glycosyltransferase family 2 protein, translating to MNCDRLAALLTCHNRKLLTLACLQALFNQEIKREITIDVYLVDDASTDGTAEAVAQSYPQVKILKGDGSLFWNGGTRLAFAEAIKDDYDYYLWLNNDTLLYPNALSHLLETFEHLRTQGEPRPLVAGSTCDPQTQVPTYGGVMRRSRWRPLKFDLLEPRESAQRCDTINGNCVLIPREVVQVVGNLEPAFTHYAGDWDYGLRAQRQGCTVWVAPGYVGTCSQNYKPGSEADLSVAFGEGLKKIGQPKGLPVKEQVLHPFWEWKVFAQRHGGLLWPIYWLIPYRRLLGISPLGGSEKNG from the coding sequence ATGAACTGCGATCGCCTAGCTGCACTGCTCACTTGCCATAACCGCAAGCTACTGACTTTGGCTTGTCTTCAGGCTCTATTCAATCAGGAAATCAAGCGTGAAATCACAATTGATGTTTATTTAGTCGATGATGCCAGTACGGATGGTACCGCAGAGGCTGTAGCCCAGTCCTATCCCCAGGTGAAGATTCTCAAAGGAGATGGCAGCTTATTTTGGAATGGTGGAACCCGCCTTGCCTTTGCTGAAGCCATCAAGGACGACTACGACTACTACCTGTGGCTGAACAATGACACCCTGCTTTACCCCAACGCCTTAAGCCACCTCTTAGAAACATTTGAGCATTTGCGGACTCAAGGTGAGCCTCGACCTCTTGTTGCCGGCTCGACTTGCGATCCCCAAACCCAAGTCCCAACTTATGGGGGGGTAATGCGCCGTAGCCGTTGGCGACCCCTTAAATTTGACCTCCTAGAACCTAGGGAGTCCGCACAGCGCTGTGACACGATTAACGGCAACTGTGTTCTGATCCCCAGAGAAGTGGTTCAAGTCGTGGGGAATCTAGAGCCTGCTTTTACCCACTATGCCGGTGACTGGGACTACGGTTTACGCGCCCAGCGACAGGGATGTACCGTTTGGGTCGCGCCTGGATATGTCGGGACTTGTTCCCAGAACTACAAGCCAGGGAGTGAGGCGGATTTATCCGTAGCGTTCGGTGAGGGACTCAAAAAAATTGGACAACCCAAGGGTTTACCCGTAAAAGAACAAGTCCTTCACCCTTTTTGGGAGTGGAAAGTATTTGCCCAGAGGCATGGCGGCTTGCTTTGGCCCATTTACTGGTTGATTCCCTATCGCAGATTATTGGGAATTTCACCTCTCGGTGGTTCTGAAAAAAACGGCTGA
- a CDS encoding helix-turn-helix transcriptional regulator yields MSQAPLNPEEPISPLKRLRIQAGLTQSELAQQIPDKTGTKPISQRAVSAWERGEYQPELTIPQMKAFCRALGVTLDALPDDCGPPKRSS; encoded by the coding sequence ATGTCACAAGCACCACTCAATCCAGAGGAGCCGATATCACCCTTAAAAAGGCTACGGATTCAGGCCGGTCTAACTCAATCTGAACTCGCTCAGCAAATTCCTGACAAAACGGGAACTAAACCCATCTCTCAAAGAGCTGTGAGTGCTTGGGAGAGGGGTGAATATCAACCGGAACTAACAATTCCCCAAATGAAGGCGTTTTGTAGAGCGTTGGGTGTTACTCTCGATGCGTTGCCGGACGATTGCGGTCCGCCAAAGCGTTCATCCTAG
- a CDS encoding pre-16S rRNA-processing nuclease YqgF produces the protein MLLGFDPGRDKCGLAVMGKQQQLLYHQVVPSADAIATLQQLCQQFSIATLVMGDQTTAKKWKQKLERELSASLPIVLVDERYSSLEARDRYWQMYPPTGLQRLIPQGMREPPRPIDDIVAILLIERYLKELGMESTEG, from the coding sequence TTGCTTTTAGGCTTCGATCCAGGACGCGATAAATGTGGTTTAGCCGTAATGGGTAAGCAGCAACAGCTCCTTTACCATCAGGTTGTGCCGTCTGCTGATGCGATCGCAACCCTTCAACAGTTGTGTCAGCAATTCTCCATTGCCACCCTAGTGATGGGCGATCAAACGACGGCAAAAAAGTGGAAACAGAAACTTGAGCGCGAGTTATCAGCATCCTTGCCGATTGTTTTGGTCGATGAGCGTTACAGCAGTTTAGAAGCACGCGATCGCTATTGGCAAATGTACCCCCCCACAGGACTGCAACGCCTCATCCCTCAAGGAATGCGCGAACCCCCTCGCCCCATTGATGACATTGTTGCCATCTTGTTAATCGAACGCTATCTGAAGGAATTGGGGATGGAGTCAACTGAAGGCTGA
- a CDS encoding DUF3084 domain-containing protein translates to MTSGYILIVAILLLGGVIATLGDRIGTKVGKARLSLFNLRPRKTATLVTVITGSLISATTLGILFATSGSIRDGLLRLDEIKKNLRIARGEIQIINQQKQQVESELTQARTQQSQAQKRLDIINQNFQKAQTQLKNISGQATVLRSEIKSLLAERQQLLQQRDQLTEQITQLQTQVAQLRESVTQRDEELLKRGQTIEERNQELTRKNQTIKERNQELQEKARAITESEERLKELEQEFKQVIVQREARYKEREEKLRAAITQREARLQELEQELTQQENQLVGQEKQLGEREKQLAFLRQEVETLEQYYQNYQVLRQGNVALVRGQVLAFGVVRVVDPKAAPQAIEQLLREANRKAVEITHPNRTDADEPLVKIPKSQVESLINQIKDGKDYVVRILSVGNYVEGEKDIQVFADAVANQVVFPAGELLATISVDASTMTNEEIRQRLDQLLAAAQFRARRAGILGSIQIGDGRIITVINFIEQLEKYGQSVDIKAITQETTPTAGPLKLQLVAMHNGQVIFKT, encoded by the coding sequence ATGACCAGCGGTTATATCCTAATTGTGGCAATTTTGTTGTTGGGGGGGGTAATCGCCACCTTAGGCGATCGCATTGGCACGAAAGTAGGCAAGGCGCGGTTAAGCTTATTTAATTTACGCCCTCGCAAGACCGCCACTTTGGTGACCGTAATTACCGGTAGCCTAATTTCTGCAACAACTTTAGGGATTTTGTTTGCGACAAGCGGCTCAATCAGAGATGGGCTTTTACGACTCGACGAAATCAAAAAAAATCTGAGAATTGCTCGTGGTGAAATCCAGATTATTAATCAGCAGAAGCAGCAGGTCGAGAGTGAATTAACTCAAGCCAGAACCCAGCAATCTCAGGCTCAAAAGCGTCTAGATATCATTAATCAAAATTTCCAGAAAGCTCAAACTCAATTGAAAAATATCTCTGGGCAGGCTACAGTGCTGCGCTCAGAAATTAAGTCACTCTTAGCAGAACGCCAGCAGTTGTTGCAGCAGCGAGATCAACTCACTGAGCAAATTACTCAACTTCAAACTCAAGTTGCTCAATTAAGAGAATCAGTGACTCAGCGAGACGAGGAACTCCTCAAACGAGGTCAAACCATTGAGGAGCGCAATCAGGAACTTACCCGGAAGAATCAAACAATCAAAGAACGCAATCAGGAACTGCAAGAGAAAGCCAGAGCGATTACTGAAAGTGAAGAACGCCTCAAAGAACTGGAACAAGAATTTAAACAAGTGATCGTCCAGCGCGAAGCTCGCTACAAAGAACGGGAAGAAAAATTAAGAGCAGCGATTACCCAGCGCGAAGCTCGTCTCCAAGAACTGGAACAAGAACTCACGCAACAAGAAAACCAACTGGTTGGCCAAGAAAAACAACTTGGCGAACGAGAAAAACAACTCGCTTTTTTACGACAGGAAGTAGAAACACTAGAACAGTACTATCAGAACTATCAAGTGTTGCGTCAGGGGAATGTCGCTCTGGTTCGCGGTCAAGTTTTGGCCTTTGGTGTCGTGCGCGTGGTTGACCCAAAGGCTGCTCCTCAAGCCATTGAACAGCTATTGCGGGAAGCGAATCGCAAAGCCGTTGAAATCACCCACCCCAATAGAACAGATGCCGATGAGCCTCTCGTCAAAATTCCTAAATCACAGGTTGAGTCGTTAATTAATCAGATTAAAGACGGGAAAGACTATGTGGTGCGAATTCTCTCTGTTGGTAACTACGTGGAGGGCGAAAAGGACATACAAGTCTTTGCAGATGCAGTCGCTAATCAAGTCGTCTTTCCGGCAGGCGAACTCTTAGCTACCATTTCTGTCGATGCTTCAACGATGACCAATGAAGAAATCAGGCAGCGGCTCGATCAGTTGCTAGCTGCCGCTCAGTTCCGTGCGCGTCGTGCTGGGATACTGGGTAGTATTCAGATTGGAGATGGTCGCATCATTACGGTGATTAATTTTATTGAACAGCTAGAAAAGTATGGTCAATCGGTAGATATTAAAGCGATCACCCAAGAAACAACCCCTACGGCTGGCCCCTTGAAATTACAGTTGGTCGCGATGCACAATGGACAAGTGATTTTTAAAACATGA
- the ntcA gene encoding global nitrogen regulator NtcA, producing the protein MVVTQNRPLAAVFRQMGGGAFPPVVETFERGKTIFFPGDPAERVYFLLKGAVKLSRVYEAGEEITVALLRENSVFGVLSLITGHRSDRFYHAVAFTPVELLSAPIDQVEQSLKDNPDLSMLMLRGLSSRILQTEMMIETLAHRDMGSRLVSFLLILCRDFGVPSAEGITIDLKLSHQAIAEAIGSTRVTVTRLLGDLRSEQMISIHKKKITVHNPVVLSQQFT; encoded by the coding sequence ATGGTCGTTACGCAAAATAGACCGTTAGCAGCAGTGTTCCGTCAGATGGGCGGTGGAGCATTTCCACCGGTGGTTGAAACGTTCGAGCGAGGCAAAACGATTTTTTTCCCAGGAGACCCAGCAGAAAGGGTTTACTTCTTGCTCAAAGGTGCCGTAAAGCTGTCTAGAGTTTACGAAGCTGGGGAAGAAATTACCGTAGCGCTGTTACGAGAAAATAGTGTTTTCGGTGTTCTGTCGCTGATTACAGGTCACCGCTCTGATCGGTTTTATCACGCCGTTGCCTTTACACCCGTGGAATTGCTCTCTGCGCCCATTGACCAAGTGGAGCAATCGCTCAAAGACAACCCAGACCTATCCATGTTGATGTTACGGGGTCTATCCTCACGGATTTTGCAAACAGAAATGATGATCGAGACACTCGCTCATCGGGACATGGGTTCGCGCTTGGTCAGTTTTCTATTGATTCTGTGCCGTGACTTCGGAGTCCCCTCAGCCGAGGGGATCACAATCGACCTGAAGCTGTCTCATCAAGCGATCGCAGAAGCCATTGGCTCAACCCGTGTTACCGTGACTCGTTTACTAGGAGACTTGCGCTCAGAACAAATGATTTCGATTCATAAGAAAAAAATCACCGTTCACAACCCAGTGGTGTTGAGCCAGCAGTTTACCTAA